The following proteins are encoded in a genomic region of Rhodoferax aquaticus:
- a CDS encoding GspH/FimT family pseudopilin yields the protein MHPIQRCGRRRALQWGFTLVELVMVMVLLGVLAVFAAPRLSNTNSFSARGFHDETLALLRYAQKTAIAQRRNVCVQLDDTGLSLRIFASNPAVGTCSAAAVLPPPSTLRGGSGLAGQSAGAALTGFQFTPLGSTDQAGAITISIADSTHIIVEASTGYVHE from the coding sequence ATGCATCCTATCCAACGCTGCGGCAGGCGTAGGGCCTTGCAGTGGGGCTTTACCTTGGTCGAGCTGGTCATGGTCATGGTGCTGCTGGGGGTTCTGGCGGTGTTTGCTGCCCCTCGACTGAGCAACACCAATAGTTTCAGCGCGCGAGGGTTTCACGACGAAACGCTCGCCCTGTTGCGCTATGCGCAGAAAACGGCGATTGCACAGCGCCGCAACGTGTGTGTGCAGCTTGACGACACAGGTCTTAGCTTGCGCATTTTTGCGTCAAACCCTGCGGTCGGCACATGCAGTGCGGCCGCGGTACTGCCGCCGCCCAGCACATTGCGCGGCGGCAGTGGTTTGGCGGGGCAGTCCGCTGGGGCTGCGCTCACGGGGTTTCAGTTCACCCCTTTGGGCAGCACGGACCAAGCGGGTGCCATCACCATTTCCATTGCCGACAGCACCCACATCATTGTCGAGGCCAGTACCGGCTATGTCCATGAATAG
- a CDS encoding type II secretion system protein produces MKTTQRGFTLIELVMVIVILGILAAVAIPKFVDLSSDAKQAALSGTAGALSSAASINYASCAASNNVAVANKCVQVAKCSDVGALLNPSVTLATTCSTSSNYLTADTAVTGTGAEKNGVSQVCTLNYGTGSTCASGGTATFTIIGAAN; encoded by the coding sequence GATTGAGCTGGTCATGGTCATTGTGATCTTGGGCATCTTGGCAGCGGTGGCGATTCCGAAGTTTGTGGACTTGTCGTCCGATGCTAAGCAGGCAGCACTCAGTGGAACCGCTGGCGCACTTTCATCAGCGGCCTCGATCAACTATGCAAGCTGTGCTGCCAGTAACAATGTCGCTGTGGCAAACAAATGTGTCCAAGTCGCCAAGTGTTCGGACGTGGGTGCCTTGTTGAATCCGAGCGTGACGTTGGCTACCACTTGCAGCACCTCTTCTAACTATTTGACTGCCGACACTGCAGTGACGGGAACAGGTGCCGAGAAGAATGGTGTTTCTCAAGTCTGCACCTTGAACTATGGAACTGGTTCTACCTGTGCTTCGGGTGGGACAGCCACCTTCACGATCATTGGCGCTGCGAACTAA